From Rutidosis leptorrhynchoides isolate AG116_Rl617_1_P2 chromosome 3, CSIRO_AGI_Rlap_v1, whole genome shotgun sequence, a single genomic window includes:
- the LOC139899445 gene encoding boron transporter 1-like isoform X2: MYTFMYNFAKQRPELGHNLFLAWSGWVCVWTAALLFMLAILGACSIINRFTRVAGELFGLLIAMLFMQQAIRGLVDEFRIPERANLKSIEFISSWRFANGMFALVLSFGLLITGLKSRKARSWRYGSGWIRSLIADYGVPLMVLVWTAVSYAPSGSVPKGIPRRLFSPNPWSPGAYQNWTVIKDMLDVPILFIFGAFVPATMIAVLYYFDHSVASQLAQQKEFNLRKPSSFHYDLLLLGFLTLLCGLLGIPPSNGVIPQSPMHTKSLATLKHQLLRNRLVESARESMRMNSSLGQLYDNMQDAYQQMQTPLNHQTPSDRGLKELKESTLQLAQSMGNIDAPVDESVFDVEKEIDDLLPVEVKEQRVSNLLQSLMVGGCVAAMPFLKLIPTSVLWGYFAFMAIESLPGNQFWERILLLFTAPSRRFKVLEDYHATFVETVPFKTIATFTLFQTSYLLICFGLTWIPIAGLLFPLMIMLLVPVRQYVLPKFFKGVHLQDLDAASYEEAPAIPFNYPQEGEFGARSAVVDAGEILDEVVTRSRGEIRRTCSSKITSCSATPTRDGKNHQSPRLAMYSPRVNELRAMHSPRSATREPFSPIAPSSLGKSPRN; this comes from the exons ATGTACACCTTTATGTACAACTTTGCTAAACAAAGACCAGAATTAGGTCACAATCTATTTCTTGCCTGGAGCGGATG GGTATGTGTGTGGACAGCTGCTTTGCTGTTCATGCTAGCTATACTTGGAGCATGTTCGATTATTAACCGGTTTACACGTGTGGCTGGTGAACTTTTTGGTCTACTTATTGCCATGCTCTTTATGCAACAAGCTATTAGA GGACTAGTAGACGAGTTTCGCATACCAGAACGGGCAAATTTGAAGTCAATCGAGTTTATATCTTCATGGAGATTTGCAAATGGAATGTTCGCACTTGTATTGTCTTTTGGTCTTTTAATAACTGGATTGAAAAGCCGAAAAGCTAGATCATGGAGATATGGTTCAG GTTGGATTAGAAGCCTTATCGCAGATTACGGTGTGCCGCTGATGGTTCTTGTTTGGACCGCCGTGTCCTACGCACCTTCCGGAAGTGTCCCGAAAGGTATCCCCCGGCGCCTTTTTAGCCCAAATCCTTGGTCTCCTGGTGCATACCAGAATTGGACCGTCATTAAG GATATGCTAGATGTACCTATTCTCTTCATATTTGGGGCTTTTGTTCCTGCAACAATGATCGCCGTATTGTACTACTTTGATCATAGTGTAGCGTCTCAACTTGCTCAACAAAAAGAGTTCAATTTGCGAAAACCGTCTTCTTTTCATTACGACTTGCTCCTTTTAGGATTCTTG ACATTACTATGCGGTCTTCTCGGAATCCCGCCATCTAACGGTGTCATCCCACAATCCCCTATGCATACCAAGAGTCTTGCAACTCTCAAACACCAG TTGCTTCGAAATCGACTAGTCGAGTCTGCACGAGAAAGTATGCGGATGAACTCAAGCTTAGGACAATTATACGACAACATGCAAGACGCGTATCAACAAATGCAAACACCCTTAAACCACCAAACACCATCCGATCGTGGATTAAAAGAATTAAAGGAATCAACACTTCAATTAGCCCAAAGCATGGGGAACATTGATGCACCGGTCGACGAAAGTGTATTCGATGTTGAAAAAGAGATAGACGATTTGTTGCCAGTTGAAGTAAAAGAACAACGCGTGAGTAACTTACTTCAATCGTTAATGGTTGGCGGTTGTGTTGCTGCTATGCCGTTTTTAAAATTGATTCCGACTTCAGTCCTTTGGGGTTACTTTGCGTTCATGGCGATTGAAAGTTTACCGGGAAATCAATTTTGGGAACGAATTTTACTTCTCTTCACTGCACCGAGCCGACGATTCAa GGTTCTAGAGGACTACCACGCGACGTTTGTGGAAACGGTGCCGTTTAAAACGATTGCGACGTTTACTTTATTCCAAACGTCGTATCTTCTGATCTGTTTTGGGCTGACGTGGATTCCGATAGCTGGACTTTTGTTCCCGTTGATGATCATGCTGCTAGTTCCTGTTCGACAATACGTATTGCCTAAGTTTTTTAAAGGCGTTCATCTTCAGGATTTGGATGCTGCATCATACGAGGAAGCTCCTGCTATACCTTTTAACTATCCTCAG GAGGGAGAATTTGGGGCTAGATCTGCAGTTGTAGATGCTGGAGAAATACTAGATGAGGTGGTAACAAGAAGCAGAGGTGAGATTAGGCGAACGTGTAGTTCAAAAATAACGAGTTGCAGCGCAACACCAACAAGAGACGGAAAGAATCATCAAAGCCCACGGCTAGCGATGTACAGTCCTAGAGTTAATGAACTAAGAGCAATGCATAGTCCTCGGTCTGCAACAAGAGAACCCTTTAGTCCAATTGCACCATCTTCTTTGGGAAAAAGTCCCCGAAATTGA
- the LOC139899445 gene encoding boron transporter 1-like isoform X1, producing the protein MEETFVPFQGIKNDVSGRLKCYKQDWTGGFRVGFRILAPTTYIFFASAIPVISFGEQLDRNTEGALTAVQTLASTAICGIIHSIIGGQPLLILGVAEPTVLMYTFMYNFAKQRPELGHNLFLAWSGWVCVWTAALLFMLAILGACSIINRFTRVAGELFGLLIAMLFMQQAIRGLVDEFRIPERANLKSIEFISSWRFANGMFALVLSFGLLITGLKSRKARSWRYGSGWIRSLIADYGVPLMVLVWTAVSYAPSGSVPKGIPRRLFSPNPWSPGAYQNWTVIKDMLDVPILFIFGAFVPATMIAVLYYFDHSVASQLAQQKEFNLRKPSSFHYDLLLLGFLTLLCGLLGIPPSNGVIPQSPMHTKSLATLKHQLLRNRLVESARESMRMNSSLGQLYDNMQDAYQQMQTPLNHQTPSDRGLKELKESTLQLAQSMGNIDAPVDESVFDVEKEIDDLLPVEVKEQRVSNLLQSLMVGGCVAAMPFLKLIPTSVLWGYFAFMAIESLPGNQFWERILLLFTAPSRRFKVLEDYHATFVETVPFKTIATFTLFQTSYLLICFGLTWIPIAGLLFPLMIMLLVPVRQYVLPKFFKGVHLQDLDAASYEEAPAIPFNYPQEGEFGARSAVVDAGEILDEVVTRSRGEIRRTCSSKITSCSATPTRDGKNHQSPRLAMYSPRVNELRAMHSPRSATREPFSPIAPSSLGKSPRN; encoded by the exons AATTTTGGCTCCGACAACATATATATTCTTCGCATCAGCAATTCCAGTTATATCATTCGGGGAACAATTGGATCGAAATACAG AAGGAGCATTGACAGCTGTACAAACATTAGCATCAACTGCAATATGTGGGATCATACATTCAATAATTGGAGGTCAACCTTTGTTGATTTTAGGTGTTGCTGAGCCTACGGTATTAATGTACACCTTTATGTACAACTTTGCTAAACAAAGACCAGAATTAGGTCACAATCTATTTCTTGCCTGGAGCGGATG GGTATGTGTGTGGACAGCTGCTTTGCTGTTCATGCTAGCTATACTTGGAGCATGTTCGATTATTAACCGGTTTACACGTGTGGCTGGTGAACTTTTTGGTCTACTTATTGCCATGCTCTTTATGCAACAAGCTATTAGA GGACTAGTAGACGAGTTTCGCATACCAGAACGGGCAAATTTGAAGTCAATCGAGTTTATATCTTCATGGAGATTTGCAAATGGAATGTTCGCACTTGTATTGTCTTTTGGTCTTTTAATAACTGGATTGAAAAGCCGAAAAGCTAGATCATGGAGATATGGTTCAG GTTGGATTAGAAGCCTTATCGCAGATTACGGTGTGCCGCTGATGGTTCTTGTTTGGACCGCCGTGTCCTACGCACCTTCCGGAAGTGTCCCGAAAGGTATCCCCCGGCGCCTTTTTAGCCCAAATCCTTGGTCTCCTGGTGCATACCAGAATTGGACCGTCATTAAG GATATGCTAGATGTACCTATTCTCTTCATATTTGGGGCTTTTGTTCCTGCAACAATGATCGCCGTATTGTACTACTTTGATCATAGTGTAGCGTCTCAACTTGCTCAACAAAAAGAGTTCAATTTGCGAAAACCGTCTTCTTTTCATTACGACTTGCTCCTTTTAGGATTCTTG ACATTACTATGCGGTCTTCTCGGAATCCCGCCATCTAACGGTGTCATCCCACAATCCCCTATGCATACCAAGAGTCTTGCAACTCTCAAACACCAG TTGCTTCGAAATCGACTAGTCGAGTCTGCACGAGAAAGTATGCGGATGAACTCAAGCTTAGGACAATTATACGACAACATGCAAGACGCGTATCAACAAATGCAAACACCCTTAAACCACCAAACACCATCCGATCGTGGATTAAAAGAATTAAAGGAATCAACACTTCAATTAGCCCAAAGCATGGGGAACATTGATGCACCGGTCGACGAAAGTGTATTCGATGTTGAAAAAGAGATAGACGATTTGTTGCCAGTTGAAGTAAAAGAACAACGCGTGAGTAACTTACTTCAATCGTTAATGGTTGGCGGTTGTGTTGCTGCTATGCCGTTTTTAAAATTGATTCCGACTTCAGTCCTTTGGGGTTACTTTGCGTTCATGGCGATTGAAAGTTTACCGGGAAATCAATTTTGGGAACGAATTTTACTTCTCTTCACTGCACCGAGCCGACGATTCAa GGTTCTAGAGGACTACCACGCGACGTTTGTGGAAACGGTGCCGTTTAAAACGATTGCGACGTTTACTTTATTCCAAACGTCGTATCTTCTGATCTGTTTTGGGCTGACGTGGATTCCGATAGCTGGACTTTTGTTCCCGTTGATGATCATGCTGCTAGTTCCTGTTCGACAATACGTATTGCCTAAGTTTTTTAAAGGCGTTCATCTTCAGGATTTGGATGCTGCATCATACGAGGAAGCTCCTGCTATACCTTTTAACTATCCTCAG GAGGGAGAATTTGGGGCTAGATCTGCAGTTGTAGATGCTGGAGAAATACTAGATGAGGTGGTAACAAGAAGCAGAGGTGAGATTAGGCGAACGTGTAGTTCAAAAATAACGAGTTGCAGCGCAACACCAACAAGAGACGGAAAGAATCATCAAAGCCCACGGCTAGCGATGTACAGTCCTAGAGTTAATGAACTAAGAGCAATGCATAGTCCTCGGTCTGCAACAAGAGAACCCTTTAGTCCAATTGCACCATCTTCTTTGGGAAAAAGTCCCCGAAATTGA